The segment GACCGCATTATCAATGCAATTTGTCCTGCGACAAATGATGATCGCTGTTAATTTCCCCGAATGCGTCGTGTGGCGAAAAAAATCATCGCGAAAATAGCGATCAGGACAAGGGTTACACCGGCGATCAACATGGCCTGATTGAGGCGCAGATCATATTCCTGTTTGCGTTCGACATAGGCGATAACCTGTCGGCGAAGCTGATCCATTTCCGGTGTGATATCGAAACTCGTTCGATACATCTTTGCCCCGGCACGTGACAGAAGATCGTTGGTTTTGTTCATGCGTTCGATGAACATCGCAAAGCGTTCTTCGGTCGCGGCAAGCTCGTCAAGCGGGCCGTCTTTCACGTCGCCATCTTTGGTGCGCGCGATTGACAGTCTGGTTTGGGTCAGATCATCACCGTCTTCGGCAATGCAATCAGACAGCGGCTTTTTCTCGGCACTCTTGCCGCACTCGATCTGGCGATCCCCGAACTTCTCAACGGCTTCTCGCAGATGTGTCTGCAATTGCAGATCAAGTTCGGCAATCCGTATCCGCACATTCTTTGAACTGCTTTCTATCTTGCCAACATCACCTTCCAGCGCGAATGACGGCCAGACGGCAAACATTGAACCAACAAAAATCAGAAAAAGCGGGACGACGAAACGCAGCAAAAGGGAACTTCCCCCGGACAAGGTGGAGAGGTATCCACCAGTCTGCTGCAAGGGTGTTCCCATTCGGTTAATGCCGGGTGCGATTAACGATGATCAGTTCGGCCAGCGTCTGTGAAGCCACAACCATTGCGCGGGTCGGTCACGAATCCAGCTTTCCATGATCGCATTAACTTCGGTCATGATGCGCAGAATATCGGCATGACGGTCATCGGTCGGGACAATTTCGAGTGCCGGATAAAATGTCATGCGGAAATAGGCGCCGCCCAGTCGTTCCACCCGTACCGGTACTACCGGGCAGTCATATTTTAGCGCAAACTGCGCCAATGCCGGTGCTGTCATGGCGTCACGACCAAAAAACGGTACGGCAATGCCGTCATTCATTTTCTGATCGACCAGCATCGCGACATGTCCGCCTTCTTTCATGTATTTGGTAATCTGGCGGGCACCCTGTGCCCCTTTTTTTACCAGTTGACCGCGGAAAGTCTTGCGGGCACGAATGAATAACTGATCAACCCACGGATTATCCGGGGCGCGATAGACACACATCATGTCCATATCCATCGCAGTTGCCAGCGTCATGCCGATTTCCCAGTTACCGATATGGCCGGTAAAGAAAACACCCGGTTTGTCATCATCTTTAGAAGCCATGCCGTTCTCAAGGCCGACAACCTCGATCCTTGGGCCTCCCGGGCGCAATTTATGCAGATGCGGGATTTCAGCCGCGTTGCGTCCCAGATTTTCCCACATGTCACAAATGATCGTTTCGATCTCTTCCGGGGATTTTTCCGGAAATGCGCGTGTCAGGTTGTTTCGTGCCTTTTTTGTCTGGCCGAGTTTGGGGCCAAACTTTCGCAGTAATGTACCACCAGCGTTTGATGCCATATCAATCGGCATGGCAGCAAAAAGCCAATAAATCAGATGCGCTGCCAATCCCTGCAACGGGTGGGAAATATATTTCTGTCGTGCTTGGTAAAAGGCACTGCGTTCAGGCATCGGACAACACCGCCGTAATTATTTTCTCCAGCTGGTCCGGGGCTTCGAATTCCAGCACAATATCAAGGGTGCTTATGCCGTTCCGCTGCCCGGCAGGCAAGCGCATCAGGTCTTTTTCTGTCGTGACCAAATCGGCATTCAACGCCTTGGCTTTTTGATGCAACTCCGCCAATTCGGACGCACGGAACGGATGATGATCCGCAAAGTCGGCGGTCGCAACAATATCAGCACCGACTGCGCGCAGACTATCATGGAATTTGGCCGGGCGGGCAATCCCCGCAAAGGCGAGAACCCTGCGACCGGCAAATTCGGCGCCATTGCAGGGAACAATGCGGGCGCGCAAAACCGGAACCGAAGCTGGCAGGTTTTTCAGGAACGGCGGATTGCCATCACCGATCAGAATGATCGCACGAACTTTGGCCAATCCCTGTTCAAGGGTTTCGCGCATCGGACCTGCGGGAATGACGCGACCGTTTCCAATCCCGAAAACGCTGTCGACAACCGCAAAGCTGCAATCCTTGATCAACGATGGATTTTGCAGTCCGTCATCCAGAATGATGGCCTCGGCACCCGCATTTCTGGCCGTTTCGGCGCCCATGCCCCGGTCCCGCGAAATCCATGCCGGCGCCGTTCGCGCCAGAAGCAGTGGCTCGTCCCCGACATCGGCTGCGGTGTCCTTCGTCGGATCAACACGATGTGGGCCGGTTTCCCGACCACCATATCCACGGCTCAGGAAATGGGCCTGAATGCCCATTTTGTGCAACGTGTGATACAGCGCGATTGCCGTCGGTGTTTTACCCGCACCGCCGATGGTAAAGTTGCCAACGCAGAAAACCTTGCATCCCGGATGGCGCATGGTTGTTGTCATCGCCCGAATGCCTGCACCTGCGCGCCACAGCAGGGAAAAAGGCGACAGTGCCTTGGCCATGCAGCCGTCTGCCAGCCAGAAATCAGGCGCGCGCATTGGCAACCTCCCCGGTTAAAAGCGGGGTGATCGCATCAATGGTTCGTTCGAGAACCTCGGCCTTTGAATTGGCATATGCCAAGGCGGCATTTGCCAGTGCGCTCGCCTTTTCCGGTTGGGTCAGAAGAATATCAATCTGCCTTGTCAGGTCGTCACGATCAGCAACCGGTCGGCAGGCGTGTGCTGTAAGAAGTTCCTGACTGATCTCGCTAAAATTGCTCATATCGGGGCCATGCAGAATGGCACATCCAAGCCGTGCCGGTTCAAGCGGGTTTTGCCCGCCGGACGCACAAAGGGATTTTCCGATCAGGCAAACCGGTGCAACCCGGTAATAAAGCCCCATCTCGCCCATCGTATCGCCAAGATAGATGTCGATATCTTCGGTGATTTTGTGCCCCAGGCTTCGGCGGGCAACGCGCAATCCCTGGGCAATCAGATCCGCCTCGATTTCATCAGCACGATCCGGATGACGGGGAACAATAACTGTCAAAAGGCTGTCATGCTTTGGCGAAAGTGCTTGATGAACCTGTGCGCAGGCCAGTTCCTCGCCCTCAAACGTACTTGCCGCAAGCCATACCGGGCGGGTGCCGATCTGCGATTGCAGTTCGGTTAGGGCGTCGGCTTCGACCGGCAGCGGGGGGGCTGCAAATTTCAGGTTCCCGACGGCGCGCACATCCTTGCCGCCAAGGGAAACGAACCGTTCGGTTTCCTTGCTTCCTTGCGTCAGGATCAGGTCAAATGCGGAAATGACCGGCGTGATAAAGGATGGAAATCGTGAATAGCTTTTAAAGCTTCTGGCCGAAATGCGGCCATTAAGCAGTGCCAGTCTTGTCCCTGCCTTTTTGGCCTTGGTCAGAATGTTGGGCCAGAAATCACTTTCAAGCCAAAGAGCCGCATCCGGTTTCCAGTGATGCAGAAAACGCGCAACGCAAACCTGCCGATCAATGGGAATGAACTGATGGATCACCCCTTTGGGAAGGCGCTGATACATCATTGCCGCCGACGTAACGGTGCCGGTGGTGACAAGGATCGAGGTTTCGGGAAAACGCGCACGAATGGCATCAATCACCGGCAGGGATGATAGGGATTCGCCAACACTGGCACCATGTATCCAGACGAGTTTCCCCTTCGGGCGTAATGCACTGGCATGACCGAACCGTTCACCGATCCGTCCTGCATCTTCCTTGCCGCGTTTTTTGCGCCGTTGCAGATAAATGCCAAGTACCGGACCCAAAAGCCGTGTCGCCACGCGATAGGCGTAAAACAGGCTCATTTGGCGCTTTCCTGTTCTGCCGCTGCCATGGCCGAACGCTTCTGTTTGGGAAGTTCATCCGGTCCGGCGGGCTCAATCACGTCAAGGCCAAGCTTGCGGTCGCTTTCCTGTGTCAGCCTGGTCAGGGCCGCTTCAAGCTCCAGCCGCTTTTCCTCCAGCCCGGCATCATCCAGATCCCGTCCGATATGGATCGGATCGCCCCAGCTAAAAACGCCTTTTGAAAACGGAAGCGGCAGCACGAACCGGTCCCAACTGCCAAAGACGCGCCGGTTTGATGCCGAATAGGTCAGCGGGAAAATCGGAACGCCTGCAAGCTTTGCCGCCTGCACAATGCCATCCGAAATCCGCATGCGCGGTCCTCGTGGTCCATCCGGGGTCATGCCGACGACTTCACCGGATTTCAGCGCCTTCAGAATGCGCCGCAACGCTGCCGCACCGCCTTTGCCCTGCCCGGTTGACCCTGCAATCGTGGCAATCCCGAAATGACCAATGGTGCGGGAAATGATTTCACCATCGCGATGCGATGAAATCAGCATGTTAAACGGGCGGTCACCGGCAACCGAACGCCATGTATAGGGCATCATCAGCAAACGCTGATGCCAGAAAGCCACGATAAACGGTTTGCCCTCCGTCAGGAAATGGGCGGGATGATCCCCGCCTTCCGTGTGCCAGCGACCGGTGAGCCGGACGAACCGGATATAGGCTGCCGCAAGCCAGCACAAAGTGCTACGCGCCTGATCGCTTTTTATGATCCGCTTATGCAACTGCACGCCAGTTTATCCCGAATGTTTTAGGCCTGATTTTCGGTTTCTTCCGAGAATTGCAGATTATAGAGATTGGCGTAAGCCCCTCCCAGTGCAAGCAATTCTTCATGACGTCCCTGTTCCGTGACGCGTCCGTTCTGAATAACGCAAATTTTGTCGGCATCAATAATTGTCGACAGGCGATGCGCAATAACAAGCGTTGTGCGACCCTTCATAAGTTCGGTCAGGGCACCCTGAATATGGCGTTCCGATTCCGTATCAAGAGCCGACGTCGCCTCGTCCAGAAGCAGGATCGGGGCATTTTTCAACATTGCCCGCGCAATCGCAATACGCTGGCGCTGCCCGCCCGAAAGCTTCACACCATGTTCTCCGACAATGGTGTCATAACCGTTTTCAAGTTGCAGGATGAAATCATGCGCTGCCGCGTGGCGGGCGGCTTCTTCGATTTCGGCGTCGGTCGCACCAAACCGGCCATAGGCAATGTTGGATCGGACCGTATCATCGAACAGCGTGATTTCCTGACTGACCAGTGCGGTTGCCGAACGCAGGCTTTCCAGTGTCACATCGCGGATATCCTGACCGTCAATGGTGATCGCACCTGCATTGATGTCGTAAAATCGCGGGATCAGGTTCAGGATCGTCGATTTACCGGCACCCGAGGGCCCGACAAGCGCGATCGTCTGACCGGCTTCGATATCAAGGCTGATATCGTGTAATGCGGTCGTTTCATCATTATAGGAAAACGCGACATCCTTGAACTGGATGGCGCCGCCCTTGACCTCAAGCGTTTTGGCATCATCGGCATCGCGAATTTCCGGTTCGATATCAAGAACGGTAAACACGCGCTGGGATGCTGCAAGACCGGCCTGCAGGTTGATATTGATATTGGCAAGGCGCTTGACCGGTTCATATGCCAGCAACAGGGCGGTGATGAACGAAAAGAAACTGCCCGGGTCGCTTGCCCCGTCAATGACGCGGCTGCCGCCGTAAATAATGATGGTCGTGATCGCGGCCCCGCCCAGTGTTTCCATGATGGGGGACGAACGTGCGCTGACTTTCTGCGCCTTGAAGCTCAGATCGAAAACGGTTTCGACAAGCTTTTCCATCCGTGAACATTCATAGGGTTCCATGCCATAGGCTTTGACATGACGGACACCCTGAAAAGTCTGTTCCAAGAGGGTCGCAAATTCACCGATCTGCTGTTGCGTATTGGCCGAAACCTTGCGCATGCGCCGACCCAGACGGGCAATTGGCAGGATGGCGGCGGGAAAAACGGTAAAGGCAATGATCGCAAGCTGCCAATCCTGATAGAACATGACGCCAATCAGAACGATGGCGGTCAGAAAGTCCTTGCCAAAACCGGTCAGCGATACGGAAACGGCCGCACGCATTGCGGTGATATCACTGGTAAAGCGCGTGATCAGTTTGCCGGTGTTGGTGCTGTGGAAAAATCCGATATCAAGGCGGATGACATGCTCGTAAAGCTTGTTCTGAATATCGGCAAGAATACGACCGCCGACATAGCTCATCAGAACCGATTGCCCGTAATTGGCAAAGCCTTTCAGCGCGAAGGCTGCAAGGACGGCAACCCCGACAGGGACCAGCATCGCCGGGTTCTTTTTGACGAAGACCTCGTTGATCACCGGGTCCATCAGATAGGCATAGCCGCCGGTTGCCGCCGCCATAAGCGCCATGCAAACCAAAGCCAGAACAATCTTGCCGAAATAGGGGGCAACCGCATCCTTAACGATGCGTTTGATCATTGGCAATGTGTTCCAATGTTCTGTCGTGCGATCTAGCGAATGCTTTGGCAATGAATTCTTCCCGGTCGTGTGACGCCATTTCCGATTGTGTCAGCCTGACACTATCTATATGGAGTAAGCATCATGAATGTCTTAATCTTTCCGGGCTGTTGCTAGCATGCCCGGGCAGGTGCGGCAAGCCGCAGCAACTTGACTTGACTGATACTAATAGGGCCTGCCGGAAAGCAGGCCACGAAAAACGACATATAAGATAAAAAAATGACAGAGCAACTCCACGTGTTCGTGGAACAGACGATTGCGCAAGGTGTGGGCGCACGTGTTTTTCCGCTGCGTTGGGCCGGGCGCCGTATCTGGGTCAAGCAGGCCGTTCCGCCAAAGGAAAAGGGCTGGCATCGCCTGCAGCGGTTGATCGCGACCCTGACGCGGATACCGATGTTGCGCCCGACCGTATCGCCCGGCGGCAAGGCCGGTCTGGCGAGCGAGGCTGAAATAATTCATGCCTTGACGAAGGCGGGTGTTCTGGTTCCCGATCTTCTGGCGGTCACAGACAACTGGATTGCAATCGGGGATAATGGGGCCATTTTGCAAACCGTCATCAGCGATGCGGTAAAGGCCGGTGATGAAGACCGTGTTGCCGAACTGATTGCCAAAGCCGGGGCCGCCTTGGCCGATTTGCACAGCAGCGGCTTTACCCATGGTGCGCCCCTTCTGCGCAACATGACCATCCGTGATGATGGCAGGATCGGCTTCATCGATTTCGAAGAAGATCCCAACAAACGCATGCCATTGCCCGACGCGCAGGCGCGCGATGTCCTTCTGTTTCTGTTTTCCATCCAGCGCGGCTTCAAACGTCGTACTGATCTTTTGCGTGCCGGATGGCGGGCATATCTCGTGGTAACCGGCATGACCGCGCCGCAAATGAAACCGCTGTCTCATATCGTGGGGGTTATTCGACCGGTTTACATCGCACTGAAACCGTTCCGTCGCTGGCTCGGGACGGATGCGATCAATGCGATGCTGGCATATGGCATTCTGCGTCGAAGCCTGCGTGGCAAGGATGCCCCACAGGACGTTTCTCCGGTCGCCAGATAAAACACCGGCGCAGATTACTGCGCCGGTTGTTCCACGGGCATGGCGATTGCCGGTTCCACCGATGCTTTCACCTCGGTGATGTCTTCAACAGTCAGACGTTTGGCTGCAGCCCCGTCAAACCCGCCCGAAAACGGTGCCAGATTGTGCAGGAACTGGTTGGCTGAATTGCGCCAGCTATATTGTTCCGCCAATGCACGGGCGTCTTTACCGTCAAGCTCAAGGGCTGCCATGGCGGCTTCGCGAAGGTCGGCGTCAATCGCGCCTGCCTTGGTCCCGCGCACGATATCGGCTGGTCCCTGAACCGGGAATACCGCAACCGGGGTTCCCGATGCCAGGGCCTCAAGGATAACAAGGCCGAAGGTATCGGTTTTGCTCGGGAAGACAAAAACATCTGCTGACGCAAAGGCGATTGCCAATTCCTCGCCGATTTTTTTGCCAAGGAACTGCGCATTCGGATATTTCGATTTCAGTTCCGTCAGTTGCGGCCCGTCACCGACAACGAATTTTGTCCCCGGCAGGTCAAGATCCAGAAAATGTCCGATATTCTTTTCAACCGCCACCCGGCCAACAAACAGCCAGTGCGGTTTGGGGAAATCCCCGAAACTTGCATCCGGTCGCGGCTTGAACAGGTTAAGATCGACACCGCGTGACCAGATATTCAGCTTGTTAAAACCGCGATCCGCCAGTTCTTCGCGAAGCGATTCCGTGGCCACCATGACCGATTGTGATTTGTTATGGAACCGCCGCATCCCGCGATAGGAAATCGAAAGCGGCAGGCGCGTCCGCGCATGCAGATATTCCGGGAACCGGGTGTGATAGGCCGATGAAAACGGCAGTTCGCGTTTCAGGCAATAAGCGCGTGCCGCCTGACCCAGCGGGCCTTCGGTTGCGATATGGATGGCAACCGGCTGCAGGGCATCAATCATCCGGGCAAGCTTGCGTTTGGCAAACAGAGCCAGTCTGATTTCCGGATAGGTAGGGCAGGGGATCGTCCGGAATTGATCGGGCGAGATGATATGGACATCGTGCCCCATCTCGCCCAGTTCGTTGCGCACGGTTTCAAGGGTGCGCACTACTCCATTTACCTGGGGGTACCAGGCATCGGATACGATCAATATTCTCATGCGGTCTTTCCAATCGGCGTGCCGCTGTTCTTTTTGGAACTGCGGGACGCGGTGCGGGTACTTTCCCCGGCAATCCGGAACAGCGACATCAGCTTGCCAAGTCCAAGGGACGGCGCACTGGCAGCATCGCGGCCGGGTTGGGAATGTGTCATCGCCATCTGGCGCATATCCGCCCAGTAAAGCAGTTCAAGTTTTCCGGTCTTGTCTTCGACAAGCGCGGTGCAGCTTTCGACCCAGTCGCCGTCATTGCAATACAGCACATCGCCAATCATCCGCTTTTCGGCGTGATGTATATGGCCGCAAACCACGCCATCCACCTTGCGTTTGGCGGCTTCGTGCGCGACGGCATTTTCGAAATTGCAGACGAACTGGACCGCGTTCTTGACCCGGTTTTTAAGATAGGCCGATAGCGACCAGTATCCGTAACCCAATCGGCGGCGAATGCCGTTGTAGTAACGGTTCAGGACAATTGCGAGGTTGTAGGCCGTATCCCCAAGATAGGCGAGCCACTTGGCATATTTGACGACACCATCAAACTCGTCGCCATGAATGATCAGAAGCTTTCTGCCATCCGCCGTCTCGTGAATGTCGTTCATCTTGACTTCGACATGCCCGAAGGTCATGTCGACAAACTCGCGGGCGAATTCATCATGGTTGCCGGGCACAAAGATGACCTTCGCGCCATTTTTGGCCTTGTCCATGATTGTGGTGATCACGGCATGGTGGCTTTCGGGCCAGTACCAGCTTTTCTTAAGCCGCCAGCCGTCAATGATATCGCCAACCAGATAATAGGTATCTGCCGTTACTTCATTGAGGAAATCCAAAAGAAGATCTGCCTGACATCCACGTGTTCCGAGATGGACGTCTGAAATCCAGACCGTGCGGTAATGCGGTTGCAGCGTCATCGCTGTCATTGCCGCTCCTCCGTATCCTGCCATAAGGACGGCTGGAATCCGACGGTTTTACATGCCGGATACTGTCCCCAACCAGTAATTGTTTAAAACAAATGGCGCGAATATATAACCCGTTCATATAAATTTATCGGTTCTGTCAATATCCTGTTACATATTTCATTTTGTATAAAGGGAACGCGAAAGTAATGTTTCATTTTTATTTCGAAAGTTTTTCGCAATGACCCATGACGGGGTAACGGTCATCTTCAATCCGCGTGCAGGCGGAAACAAACAGCGGTTCCTTTCAAGCATTTTACAGAAGGCTGGCATAAAGGTTGAATTGTTACAGACAACCCATCCCGGTCATGCCCGTGAACTGGCGCGCAAGGTTCGTGCCCATCAACGGCTTTTTGTTGCCGGCGGGGATGGGTCGCTGAACGAGGCCCTGAACGGTTTGCTTGATGCGCAGATCGAAGGCCACGAAGTCCCGCCGCTTGGCATCATTCCGCTGGGAACGGCCAATGTTCTGGCGGTCGAGGTCGGGCTTGAAATCCGCGCGCAGGCAATTGCCGATTACATCAACAACCCGGCCCAGGTCTGGGTACGGCCCGGTCTGGTCAATGGCCGTGCGTTCTTTTTGATGGTCGGCATGGGGGCGGATGCCGATACCGTCGCAAATGTGTCGCTAAAACTTAAAAGACTGATCGGCAAGGGGGCATATGTTATCGAAGGGCTCCGCAATATCATCTTTCCGCATCACCGCGATTTCGAGGTTAATATCGGGCGCGAACAATATCGCGTCGCCGGTGTGGTTGCGACACATGCCAAGCATTACGGCGGGGCGTTCGTTATTTCACCTGATGCCAAACTGACCGATAACAGCCTTGATGTCGTGCTGATGCCCGGAAGCGGCTTTATGGCGCTGGCGCGATACGGGATTGCTTTGACCCTGAATCGGTTGCACGCGCAAACCGATGTATCGGTCGTACAGACCGAACGACTGACCATCACCAGCCATTGCGGCCCGGCACCCTTGCAGATTGACGGCGAAAGTGCCGGCAAGCTGCCATGCGAAATCAGCCTTTCACCCTATCCGGTACGGGTTATGGTGCCACAGGCCTATGCCGACCAATGCAATGGCCGCCAAAACGAAAACAGGGATGCGCAAAACACACCCCTGTTGCAAATCGCCGCAGATTGATTTTCGAACTTATTGCCCGGCCAGCGTCATGCCATCAACCCGGATTGTCGGGGCATTGGTGCCGTATTTGAAGGTCAGGTCATTGGCCGGTACGGCCGTTTTGAACATGTCTTTAAGGTTACCGGCAACCGTGATTTCGGAAACCGGATAAGCCAGTTCACCATTTTCGATCCAGAAGCCCGATGCACCCCGCGAATAATCGCCGGTCACGCCATTAACGCTGCTGCCGATCATCTCGGTGATGTAAAGGCCCTGTTTGATGTCCTTGATCATGTCGGCGGGCGATATGGTGCCCGGTTCCATGTAAAGGTTGGTGGTCGACGGTCCCGGCAGGCTTCCGGCACCGCGCGATGCGTTGCCGGTTGATTTCAGGCCAAGCTGGCGGGCCGATCGCAAATCCATGATCCAGGTTTTCAGAACGCCATTTTCAATCAGATGGCGCTTTTCGTTGGCAACACCTTCGGCGTCAAACGGTTTGGAGCGCAGGCCACGCTTGCGGTGCGGATTGTCAATGATGTTGATCCCCGGCGCAAAGATTTCCTTGCCCATGGCATCCAGAAGGAAACTGGTGCCGCGCGCAATGCCCGATCCGTTGATTGCACCGGCCAGATGCCCGACGAGGGATGCGGAAACGCGTGGATCATAGATTACCGGGACCTGCGTGCTTTTGACCTTGCGCGGGTTCAAACGTTTCAGGGTCTTTTCGGCGGCCTTAAGGCCGATATCGACCGGATCGCGCAGATCGGTCGAAAAGACCGCACTGTCATAGTCATAATCGCGTTCCATGCCGGTGCCGGTTCCGGCAAGGACGGATACGGAAATGTGGCTGCCGCTGCCGGCATAGGAATTGGCAAAGCCGTTGGTCGCGGCAAGCGTGATCTGATGGGTTCCCCAACCGGCGTCGGCGCCCTCGGAATTGGTGATGCCTTCAACCGACCTTGCGGCTTCTTCACAGGCGGTGGCCCATGCAATCAGCTTTTCCTGGCTGACTTCACCCGGCTCGCAAAGCTCAAGCGCCTCGACGTCAAATGTTTCGGCCAGTTCGGATGGGTCGGCAATGCCGCAGAACGGGTCCTCGGGGGCGTTTTTCGCCATGGCGACGGCGCGCTCGACCAGTTCTTTCAATGCGCTTTCGCTGGTGTCGGATGACGACACAACTGCCTGCTGCTTGCCGATCAGAACACGCAGGCCAAGATCGGCACCTTCGGATCGTTCAAGCTTCTCCATCTTGCCCAGTCGCTGGGATACCGAAAGTGACGTGCCTTCGACATAAACGGCATCCGCATCGTCGGCACCCGCCTTTTTTGCACGCGCCAGCAGGTCGGTGATGCGATCGAGTGTCATGTCGGTTTTGGGCATGGAAGCTCCCTTTGATCGGAATGTGGTTTCCTATGGTTATAGGCAGGCTGATCGCTTTTCGCAAAGGGCAAGAAAAGGCAATCGCTAGAAAGACCCAACCAGATACCG is part of the Thalassospira lucentensis genome and harbors:
- a CDS encoding TldD/PmbA family protein, whose protein sequence is MPKTDMTLDRITDLLARAKKAGADDADAVYVEGTSLSVSQRLGKMEKLERSEGADLGLRVLIGKQQAVVSSSDTSESALKELVERAVAMAKNAPEDPFCGIADPSELAETFDVEALELCEPGEVSQEKLIAWATACEEAARSVEGITNSEGADAGWGTHQITLAATNGFANSYAGSGSHISVSVLAGTGTGMERDYDYDSAVFSTDLRDPVDIGLKAAEKTLKRLNPRKVKSTQVPVIYDPRVSASLVGHLAGAINGSGIARGTSFLLDAMGKEIFAPGINIIDNPHRKRGLRSKPFDAEGVANEKRHLIENGVLKTWIMDLRSARQLGLKSTGNASRGAGSLPGPSTTNLYMEPGTISPADMIKDIKQGLYITEMIGSSVNGVTGDYSRGASGFWIENGELAYPVSEITVAGNLKDMFKTAVPANDLTFKYGTNAPTIRVDGMTLAGQ